A single genomic interval of Xyrauchen texanus isolate HMW12.3.18 chromosome 8, RBS_HiC_50CHRs, whole genome shotgun sequence harbors:
- the LOC127647738 gene encoding cdc42 effector protein 4-like, with translation MPILKQLVSGSSQTKRRTRMDLTTEMISAPLGDFRHTMHVGRSGEAFGDTSFLGTRSGEPIPESHTYPRSPKPGLLSRTFRSSKRSQSVTRVDQREKTLLPSESPTFVKNAMSLPFLNNEEGQDGDERVLKSLTSSPSNGASANALDLELHERHFGVLTELRPFKSFNGGGMKKAESVMSFHIDLGPSMLGDILGVMKIEDDDQGFEEGKSSEVHASPLPGNHEGMEEDEEIREDIMKEQKPEDFVVHDEEPIRAPSSVDLEIQSEGPSTPEPHHKHLHHHDSCSVSSSGSAAMEDKPTNQPYEEDMGRTDKACNSDNEPAFSSLIEDEDDEIRL, from the coding sequence ATGCCGATCTTAAAGCAGCTAGTATCAGGCTCATCACAGACTAAGCGGCGCACTCGTATGGACCTCACTACTGAGATGATCAGCGCTCCCTTAGGGGACTTCCGGCACACCATGCACGTAGGACGAAGCGGGGAAGCTTTCGGGGATACCTCTTTCCTCGGCACTCGATCTGGAGAGCCAATACCAGAAAGCCACACCTATCCTCGCTCTCCAAAACCGGGACTGTTGTCTCGTACCTTCAGGAGCAGCAAGCGTTCACAGTCTGTCACGAGAGTAGACCAGCGAGAGAAAACCCTCCTTCCAAGTGAGTCACCTACCTTTGTAAAGAATGCCATGTCCCTGCCCTTCCTCAACAATGAAGAGGGACAAGATGGAGATGAAAGGGTGCTCAAGAGCTTGACCTCCAGCCCCTCCAATGGAGCTTCTGCTAATGCATTGGACCTAGAGCTCCATGAGAGGCACTTTGGGGTGTTGACAGAACTACGACCTTTCAAATCTTTCAATGGGGGGGGTATGAAGAAGGCTGAATCTGTGATGTCATTCCATATTGACCTTGGGCCCTCTATGCTAGGGGACATCCTGGGGGTCATGAAAATAGAAGATGATGACCAAGGGTTCGAAGAAGGAAAGAGCAGTGAAGTCCATGCTTCACCTCTTCCCGGCAACCACGAAGGAATGGAAGAGGATGAGGAGATAAGGGAGGACATAATGAAAGAACAGAAACCAGAGGATTTTGTGGTTCATGATGAGGAACCCATTAGGGCTCCCAGTTCTGTTGACCTCGAGATCCAGAGTGAAGGCCCCAGCACTCCAGAACCACACCACAAACACCTGCATCACCATGACAGCTGCTCTGTCTCAAGCTCAGGTTCGGCTGCCATGGAGGACAAACCAACCAATCAGCCTTACGAAGAAGACATGGGTAGGACTGACAAGGCCTGCAACTCAGACAATGAACCAGCATTCTCTTCCTTAATagaggatgaggatgatgagATCAGATTATGA